A part of Hymenobacter swuensis DY53 genomic DNA contains:
- a CDS encoding gliding motility-associated C-terminal domain-containing protein — protein sequence MGSHSVGSLVFGQTTLSVPAGANGGLFVAQLSPTNTWEWAVGASIATAGSNSEVVGAAYTPTGSLWVSGLGSAGTTIGSLPLDAPGTRAGWHFAGFIGQLSPTGRWGVVRQLSPSAEGWVQLASLGVDGDGNAVAFGRLSGSTAPVYTTVNGQVLTVAPEHVLTFVSALSPAGQWLYAAPLAQPTVDNGLRAGAGALDASGAFYLTGGLIGNLVVGSTLLTATDPRSANNFNAGDAVLLRLAHAGAPPRTTVTGDSVLCGAGAVTLTATASSPALGYTWNTGATTASITVRQPGTYTVRTTFAGGLTSTSQYVVRLLTPTVAITGDTLLCPGTSLTLAATGTPGATAYRWNTGATTAALSVSQPGTYELTAWYGSGCTARVTRRVRAASLHIDAPALLCDGAAHLTAVAPGATAFRWSTGTTSPTLAVTQAGTFTVTATFANGCTLTASRTVTAPVVHLSGDSIVCAGATTVLTAALPGATAYLWNTGATTSTLTVTHAGIYHVTVSYGGNCTTTAQRTVRAVETLPAFTLGADTTLCDQDSLVLRAPALGAGTGLVSYRWFDGSTAPNRAVRLPGRYTLTLTTGCETRTASRLVSGRSCVLIPNIITPNGDGLNDVFTVRGLSPGPWMLTVYNRWGVQVYHARDYRNDWGAGVPAGQYYYLLQHARQGAVYKGWIQAVQ from the coding sequence GTGGGAAGCCATAGTGTGGGCAGCCTCGTGTTTGGGCAGACGACGCTTTCCGTGCCCGCCGGCGCAAACGGCGGGCTGTTTGTCGCCCAGCTCAGCCCGACCAATACGTGGGAGTGGGCCGTTGGGGCCAGCATCGCCACGGCGGGCAGCAACAGCGAAGTAGTCGGCGCGGCCTACACGCCCACGGGCAGTCTATGGGTGAGCGGGTTAGGTTCCGCGGGAACGACCATCGGCTCGCTACCCTTGGATGCTCCGGGCACGAGGGCCGGGTGGCATTTTGCCGGATTTATCGGGCAACTGTCGCCAACCGGTCGCTGGGGCGTCGTGCGGCAGCTTTCCCCTTCCGCCGAGGGCTGGGTGCAGTTGGCCTCCTTGGGGGTGGACGGCGACGGCAACGCCGTCGCCTTTGGGAGACTGAGCGGCTCGACGGCACCGGTCTATACCACCGTGAACGGGCAGGTGCTGACCGTGGCGCCGGAGCACGTGCTGACCTTCGTCTCGGCGCTGAGCCCCGCGGGGCAGTGGCTGTACGCCGCCCCGCTGGCGCAGCCCACGGTGGACAACGGCTTGCGCGCTGGCGCGGGGGCGCTGGATGCCAGCGGGGCCTTTTACCTCACAGGTGGCCTCATCGGCAACCTGGTTGTGGGCAGTACGCTCCTCACGGCTACAGACCCGCGCTCGGCCAACAACTTCAACGCCGGAGATGCGGTGCTACTGCGCCTGGCCCATGCCGGGGCCCCTCCCCGCACCACCGTTACGGGGGATTCCGTGCTCTGCGGCGCCGGGGCCGTCACCCTGACGGCGACGGCGAGCTCGCCGGCCCTGGGCTACACGTGGAACACGGGGGCCACCACCGCCAGCATCACCGTACGGCAGCCCGGCACCTACACGGTACGCACGACCTTTGCCGGGGGCCTGACCAGCACGAGCCAGTACGTGGTGCGGCTGCTCACGCCCACAGTGGCCATCACCGGCGATACGCTGCTATGCCCAGGTACTTCCCTGACCCTCGCGGCCACGGGAACTCCGGGCGCCACCGCCTACCGCTGGAATACGGGAGCCACGACCGCGGCCCTGTCCGTGAGTCAGCCCGGTACCTATGAACTTACAGCCTGGTATGGCTCCGGCTGCACCGCCCGCGTTACCCGCCGGGTGCGCGCGGCGAGCCTGCATATAGATGCCCCCGCACTGTTATGCGACGGGGCGGCCCACCTGACGGCCGTGGCGCCGGGGGCTACGGCGTTTCGTTGGAGCACCGGGACCACCTCGCCGACCCTGGCTGTCACCCAAGCCGGCACGTTCACGGTCACGGCCACCTTCGCCAACGGCTGCACGCTGACAGCCTCCCGCACCGTGACAGCACCCGTGGTGCACCTGTCCGGGGACTCCATCGTGTGCGCAGGAGCCACGACCGTGTTGACCGCGGCGCTGCCGGGTGCGACGGCCTATCTGTGGAACACGGGGGCCACGACGTCCACGCTCACCGTCACGCACGCGGGTATCTACCACGTAACCGTGTCCTACGGGGGCAACTGCACCACGACAGCGCAACGGACGGTGCGGGCAGTAGAGACCTTGCCTGCATTTACCTTGGGGGCCGACACGACGCTCTGCGACCAGGATAGCCTGGTGCTGCGGGCCCCCGCGCTGGGCGCGGGAACCGGGCTTGTCTCCTACCGGTGGTTCGACGGCTCCACGGCCCCCAACCGGGCGGTGCGACTACCGGGCCGCTACACGTTGACCCTCACCACGGGCTGCGAAACGCGTACGGCGAGCCGGCTGGTGAGCGGACGCTCCTGCGTATTGATTCCCAACATCATCACGCCCAACGGAGACGGTCTCAACGACGTGTTTACGGTGCGGGGATTGTCACCGGGCCCCTGGATGCTGACGGTCTACAACCGCTGGGGAGTGCAGGTATACCACGCCCGCGATTATCGCAACGACTGGGGAGCGGGCGTTCCTGCGGGCCAGTATTACTATCTGTTGCAGCATGCCCGGCAGGGAGCGGTCTACAAAGGATGGATACAGGCGGTGCAGTAG
- a CDS encoding polysaccharide deacetylase family protein encodes MKYNLLLVLLVAGMASAYGQSSRTPDARRALICLTYDDGLPSHLATVLPQLDSAGLQATFFLNAIQGASTVIGESSPAVVGWTQAARRGHELANHTLFHACPEQLGWTKPFATDGYTVERMVSEIKAENALLALLDPGRKTRAFAYPCNNFLIGRIDYRPLIQQQGLVSYARGGGDRTSFATYFRAVNPMQVPSWMVEEGTALPELIAFAERVKKAGGLGVYQFHGVGGKFFRISAATHRAFLAYLRAHADEYQVVTFSDALRLVTAK; translated from the coding sequence ATGAAATACAATCTGCTTTTGGTCCTACTGGTGGCTGGTATGGCTTCGGCTTATGGCCAATCATCCCGCACGCCGGACGCCCGGCGCGCGCTCATCTGCTTAACCTACGACGACGGGCTGCCCTCGCACCTGGCCACGGTGCTGCCGCAGCTGGATTCGGCGGGCCTGCAGGCCACGTTCTTCCTCAACGCCATCCAGGGCGCTTCCACCGTCATCGGCGAATCCTCGCCGGCCGTGGTGGGCTGGACGCAGGCCGCCCGGCGGGGACACGAATTGGCCAACCATACGCTTTTTCACGCTTGCCCCGAGCAGCTCGGCTGGACCAAGCCGTTTGCCACCGACGGCTATACGGTAGAGCGGATGGTCAGCGAAATCAAAGCCGAAAATGCCCTGTTGGCCTTGCTCGACCCCGGGCGAAAAACCCGGGCGTTTGCCTACCCGTGCAACAATTTTTTGATTGGCCGCATCGACTACCGCCCCCTCATTCAGCAGCAGGGGCTAGTGAGCTACGCCCGCGGTGGGGGCGACCGAACCAGCTTCGCCACGTATTTTCGCGCCGTCAACCCCATGCAAGTGCCCAGTTGGATGGTCGAGGAGGGCACCGCACTCCCGGAGTTGATTGCTTTTGCCGAACGCGTAAAAAAAGCCGGCGGCTTGGGGGTGTACCAGTTTCACGGCGTTGGGGGCAAATTCTTTCGCATCTCCGCGGCGACGCACCGAGCCTTTTTAGCCTACTTGCGGGCGCATGCCGACGAGTACCAAGTGGTGACGTTCTCGGACGCCCTGCGCCTCGTGACGGCCAAGTAA
- a CDS encoding sensor histidine kinase: MPTNLYRNPLTEILFEQAPGFVGLYDLAHGWFTHVNPAGYQLLGYPSAQALYDDPARTLRARQLTPDAWSQLCQEVLRDGHHTIEAEMRRQSGDTFWAQLELTSLRLDGHDYFLVRLTDMERLYAAERRLAQSVGRFEAVFAHATIGIVVCNRQGDIVLANEQAHHQFGYSAEALMSQGIEALVPEAVAHHHANLRASFNAHPQVRSMGVNRDLTARRRDGSVFPVEVSLSHFKLEEELFVVAYIIDITFKQDAERELITQRQRVERLNTELEQKVADRTHALETTLAQLELRSQELSQALAAEQELGELKSRFVSMASHEFRTPLTGVLTSAALIEKYVTTEQQDKRQRHLERIRTSVKHLTDILEEFLSVGRIEEGRVQAHPTRVELPTLLRETMADVQGLRKPGQRIEPELVVPATLWLDASLLRKVLVNLLSNALKYSGEDTTVTVRASEAAGWLTLSVQDQGIGISAEDQEHLFERFFRARNATNLPGTGLGLYIVARYLDLLGGTINMQSTLNVGTTVTLTIPYEDHSAD; this comes from the coding sequence ATGCCCACCAATCTTTACCGCAATCCTTTAACAGAAATTTTGTTTGAGCAGGCCCCGGGGTTTGTGGGCCTCTACGATCTGGCCCACGGCTGGTTCACGCATGTCAACCCAGCGGGCTACCAGCTACTGGGCTACCCGTCGGCCCAAGCGCTCTACGATGACCCCGCCCGCACGCTACGGGCCCGGCAGCTCACCCCCGACGCGTGGAGCCAGCTGTGCCAAGAGGTGCTGCGGGACGGCCACCACACCATAGAAGCCGAAATGCGCCGACAATCCGGCGACACCTTTTGGGCCCAGCTGGAGCTAACCAGCCTGAGGCTGGACGGCCACGACTACTTCCTGGTACGCCTCACCGATATGGAGCGGCTGTATGCGGCCGAGCGCCGCCTGGCCCAGAGCGTGGGCCGCTTCGAAGCCGTGTTTGCCCACGCCACCATTGGCATTGTAGTCTGCAACCGGCAGGGCGACATCGTGCTGGCCAACGAGCAGGCCCACCACCAGTTCGGCTACTCCGCCGAAGCGCTGATGAGCCAGGGCATTGAGGCGCTAGTGCCCGAAGCCGTGGCCCACCACCACGCCAACCTGCGCGCGTCTTTCAATGCCCACCCCCAGGTGCGCAGCATGGGCGTGAACCGCGACCTGACGGCCCGCCGGCGCGACGGCTCGGTGTTTCCGGTGGAAGTGAGCCTGAGCCACTTTAAGCTTGAAGAAGAGCTGTTCGTGGTGGCCTACATCATCGACATTACTTTTAAACAGGATGCGGAGCGCGAGCTCATCACCCAGCGCCAGCGCGTAGAGCGCCTGAATACGGAGCTGGAGCAGAAGGTCGCCGACCGCACCCACGCCCTGGAAACCACCCTGGCCCAACTGGAGCTGCGCAGCCAGGAGCTGAGCCAGGCCCTGGCCGCCGAGCAGGAACTGGGCGAACTGAAATCGCGCTTCGTGAGCATGGCCTCGCACGAGTTTCGCACGCCCCTGACGGGCGTGCTCACCTCGGCGGCCCTCATTGAGAAGTATGTCACCACCGAGCAACAGGACAAGCGCCAGCGCCATTTGGAGCGTATTCGCACTTCAGTCAAGCATCTGACCGATATCCTGGAGGAGTTTCTGTCGGTGGGCCGCATTGAGGAGGGGCGGGTGCAGGCCCATCCTACCCGCGTAGAGCTGCCGACGCTGCTGCGTGAAACCATGGCCGACGTACAGGGCCTGCGCAAGCCCGGCCAGCGCATCGAACCCGAGCTGGTAGTCCCGGCCACCCTGTGGCTCGATGCCTCGCTGCTGCGCAAGGTGCTGGTGAACCTGCTGAGCAACGCCCTCAAGTACTCAGGCGAAGACACCACGGTGACCGTCCGCGCCAGCGAGGCGGCAGGCTGGCTCACGCTCAGCGTGCAGGACCAGGGCATTGGCATTTCGGCTGAAGACCAGGAACACTTGTTCGAGCGGTTTTTCCGGGCCCGCAACGCCACTAATTTGCCTGGTACCGGCCTGGGCCTCTACATCGTTGCCCGGTACCTCGATTTGCTCGGTGGGACCATCAACATGCAAAGCACGCTGAACGTGGGCACCACCGTTACTCTGACCATTCCCTATGAAGACCATTCTGCTGATTGA